The DNA region ATATGGCGTAATCTTGTGGCACATAGCCGATATTTCTTTCTTCAGGATATAATCTTGTAACATCAATACCATCAAGCAGTATTTGCCCTTGATGATGTCTATATAATCCAACAATACATTCAAGCAGCACTGATTTACCTGCACCGGTAGGTCCAAGTAAAACAAAATATTCACCTTCTTTAATAGTAAGATTTATTTGGCGAAGGTGAAATTCTTGCAGTTCAAGTGAAAGGTTGCATATTTCAATCATATCATACTCCTTGATACCTTGATGTTTGCTAAATGATGCAACAAGTATACACAGACAGTAGCAACGGCTAACATTACAAATGCAATAGCAACGCCTTGTTCGGTGCGTCCTCCTTCAATTTCCATCCACATACCGACAGCAAGCGCATCGGCATTATTGATGCCTAGCCATTGAGATAGTTGTGAGAATTGATTAATTGTACGCATACGAAAAGTGCCAGCAACTAACAAAACCGCACCGAATTCAGCTAAGGCACGCGTCCAGGCCAGCACTAAACCAGCAATAATTCCACTGCGAGCGAGAGGTAGCGTAACTGTAAAAAAGGTGCGTATACGTGAACTACCCAGAGAGCGAGCAACATGCTCGTAACGCTGGTTAACTGAAGCAAAAGCTGCACGCCATGCTTGGATACCAAAAGCTAGTGATAATATAAGTTGTGCTAATATTATACCAGTTAAGCTATGCACAATTCTGATACCTAATGCGTCTTGCAGCGCTAATACTGGAGGATATTGCAGAGCCACCATAAGTGTAAGACCAACAGTTGAAGCAGGTAATACCAATATCGAATCTAATAGAGTGCCAGCTATTTTGCGGCCACGA from Deltaproteobacteria bacterium includes:
- a CDS encoding ABC transporter permease, with protein sequence MSSNHNIKHQNTHAIKHGILLKQKCYLNITWLFTAFLSCIFICVLIGSLWLFSSNYNQTNSNAIHTLFSRSWFWRSLWLSILTATTTTIIAVVLGVPTAYALSRFHFRGRKIAGTLLDSILVLPASTVGLTLMVALQYPPVLALQDALGIRIVHSLTGIILAQLILSLAFGIQAWRAAFASVNQRYEHVARSLGSSRIRTFFTVTLPLARSGIIAGLVLAWTRALAEFGAVLLVAGTFRMRTINQFSQLSQWLGINNADALAVGMWMEIEGGRTEQGVAIAFVMLAVATVCVYLLHHLANIKVSRSMI